In candidate division WOR-3 bacterium, a single window of DNA contains:
- a CDS encoding PorV/PorQ family protein, which produces MHKLFTLLLISLSIAGAAAQRPGCVFLLIWPGARATAMAGAFSAIADDATACYYNQAGLAFMDRQAITLQHAPWLSGLHEGMYYEYAAYVRPIKNGTGGLNLIYLTTGPTDVINPEGVYLGTYTTFDIAGALSYGFKLNPKLGIGLGWKFVYSYLVAPWVFGRMPELGIKNGGIGITYAFDAGVLYKPFEYGSLGLALHNIGPNISYSQSGASDPLPYTLRIGLKIQPVNAKVIKVRLTGEVTKVLVGMFANSNNTFFENLSYEMQEAWKGVGLEIDYFDFIQLRGGYFYDYEGKRIGFTFGGGIKASGFSLDVGVDEAMYDFKTTNRKFSLSYQF; this is translated from the coding sequence ATGCATAAACTCTTTACACTGCTCTTGATATCCTTGTCTATTGCAGGAGCAGCTGCGCAGAGGCCGGGCTGTGTCTTTCTTTTAATCTGGCCCGGAGCAAGGGCAACCGCAATGGCAGGCGCCTTTTCTGCTATAGCTGATGATGCAACTGCCTGTTACTATAACCAGGCTGGACTGGCATTTATGGATAGACAGGCAATAACTCTACAACATGCACCCTGGCTCTCTGGATTACACGAAGGAATGTATTATGAATATGCTGCATATGTAAGACCGATAAAGAATGGAACTGGAGGTTTGAATCTGATTTATCTTACAACGGGACCAACCGATGTTATTAACCCTGAGGGTGTATATCTTGGAACATATACAACATTTGACATTGCAGGGGCATTAAGTTATGGGTTTAAATTAAATCCCAAGTTAGGCATCGGTTTAGGATGGAAATTTGTATATTCATATCTTGTTGCACCGTGGGTATTTGGCAGGATGCCCGAATTGGGAATTAAAAACGGCGGTATTGGCATTACCTATGCCTTTGATGCAGGTGTGTTATACAAACCTTTTGAATACGGTTCATTAGGCTTAGCATTGCATAACATCGGTCCTAATATAAGTTATTCTCAAAGTGGTGCATCAGATCCATTACCATATACCTTGAGAATCGGATTAAAAATTCAACCAGTAAATGCAAAAGTTATAAAAGTCCGTCTTACTGGTGAAGTTACAAAAGTTCTGGTTGGTATGTTCGCCAATTCCAACAATACATTTTTTGAGAATCTGAGTTATGAAATGCAGGAGGCTTGGAAGGGCGTGGGCCTTGAAATAGATTATTTTGATTTCATACAGCTAAGGGGCGGCTATTTCTATGATTATGAGGGCAAGCGAATTGGTTTCACATTCGGTGGTGGAATTAAGGCGAGCGGATTCTCCCTTGATGTAGGTGTTGATGAGGCAATGTATGATTTCAAAACGACCAACCGGAAATTTTCATTGAGCTATCAATTTTAG
- a CDS encoding NAD(P)-dependent oxidoreductase, whose protein sequence is MLLVTGATGFIGKNFVLDRAKVSPIKILVRRTSNIIVYKDHPNVLINYADLENDQGLDQALEDVDIVVHCAARTMGRSYYEFYHANVVATQNLINAMRRKKVNKILFLSSQSAGGPGSSKNGVDEKTNSAPVSFYGITKRLAEEIVINSGLDYIILRPCSVYGPYDMEILKIIRILEKGFCPNISKEEKYINLIFEKDLIALMEIIIAKSLFNHKTYYVSDGICYAFNEVIKTIQEILQKKECIKINIPEHVALLFGILSDLLIPQKIRLVGYDKIKEMSQSFWVCVSSSIMEDAGWSPHYDLKKGMEETIRWYRENNYLSLD, encoded by the coding sequence ATGCTTCTCGTTACCGGCGCGACCGGTTTCATCGGTAAGAATTTTGTTCTTGACCGTGCCAAGGTATCACCAATAAAAATTCTTGTCCGAAGGACATCAAACATAATTGTATATAAAGATCATCCTAATGTTCTGATAAATTATGCTGATTTAGAAAATGACCAAGGACTTGACCAGGCACTTGAAGATGTTGATATAGTTGTTCATTGTGCAGCGAGAACAATGGGACGCAGTTATTATGAATTTTATCATGCAAATGTTGTCGCAACCCAGAATTTGATAAATGCAATGAGAAGGAAGAAGGTTAATAAAATTCTATTTTTGAGTTCTCAATCCGCAGGCGGTCCGGGAAGTTCTAAAAATGGTGTAGATGAAAAAACAAATTCTGCTCCAGTTTCATTCTATGGAATAACAAAGAGACTCGCCGAAGAAATTGTTATTAATTCTGGACTTGATTACATCATACTTCGTCCTTGTTCTGTGTATGGACCCTATGATATGGAAATATTAAAAATCATTAGAATCTTAGAAAAAGGATTCTGTCCGAACATTAGCAAAGAAGAGAAATATATTAATTTAATTTTTGAAAAAGATTTGATTGCACTTATGGAAATAATTATTGCAAAAAGCCTGTTTAATCATAAAACCTACTATGTCAGTGATGGGATATGTTATGCTTTTAATGAAGTCATTAAAACGATACAGGAAATATTGCAAAAAAAAGAATGTATAAAAATAAACATTCCAGAACATGTTGCCTTGCTGTTTGGAATATTAAGTGACCTGCTAATTCCACAAAAAATACGATTGGTGGGTTATGATAAAATCAAGGAAATGTCTCAGAGTTTCTGGGTGTGTGTAAGTTCAAGTATAATGGAAGATGCTGGATGGAGTCCGCATTATGACCTTAAAAAGGGAATGGAAGAGACAATAAGATGGTATAGAGAAAATAATTATTTGAGTCTTGACTGA
- a CDS encoding UpxY family transcription antiterminator — translation MNNDGRIANNLKWYALYTKCHHERTTNKILTDQGLCTFLPEILVPSRRKDRKLLIKRPLFPNYLFVQLDNNKENWLKVYKTNGVVRICGNGRPTPVPDEDIDSIKIFVQSDRNIYPLPYLVVGAKVRVVAGPLAGAIGILLKEDSKKRQLVVSIELMGQSVAVTLADDEVRPY, via the coding sequence ATGAATAATGACGGCAGAATTGCGAATAACTTAAAATGGTATGCTTTATATACGAAATGCCATCACGAAAGGACAACTAATAAGATTCTTACTGACCAGGGGCTTTGTACCTTTCTGCCGGAAATCCTCGTCCCCAGCAGGCGAAAAGATAGAAAACTTCTCATCAAAAGGCCGTTATTCCCCAACTATTTATTTGTTCAACTTGATAACAATAAAGAAAACTGGCTAAAGGTCTACAAAACAAATGGTGTTGTCAGGATATGTGGAAATGGCAGACCCACACCAGTTCCTGATGAAGATATAGATTCAATAAAGATATTTGTCCAGAGCGACCGCAATATTTACCCTCTGCCATATCTTGTTGTCGGTGCAAAAGTAAGAGTGGTGGCAGGACCACTGGCAGGCGCCATAGGCATTCTTTTAAAAGAAGATAGCAAGAAACGGCAACTTGTTGTTTCTATAGAATTGATGGGGCAATCAGTTGCGGTAACCCTTGCTGATGATGAAGTAAGACCCTATTAG
- the trpS gene encoding tryptophan--tRNA ligase has translation MNKGNVFSGIQPSGRLHIGNYVGAMRNMIALQEHYQCIYGIVDYHAMTVPFEPKNMEERIFNCAVDYIAAGIDPQKSILMLQSTVSEHTELAWILNTITPISWLTRVPTFKEKKSQNPDYVNMGLLDYPVLMAADIVLYKSVVVPVGEDQLPHLELTREIVRKFNAYFGETFPEPKEYLGKVTKLLGLDGVNKMSKSLDNCIYLDEDKETIWKKLSTAVTDTNRKRRSDPGNPELCNIYTMHLAFSKQKDIEYCAQECRKAGIGCLDCKKILLENLYGELEPIQEKRKTLINNPGYIYEVLDSGYKRAKKIAQQTMQEVYEKLGIKKFH, from the coding sequence ATGAACAAAGGAAATGTTTTCAGTGGAATACAGCCTTCGGGTAGATTGCACATAGGAAATTATGTTGGTGCGATGCGAAATATGATTGCCCTGCAGGAACATTATCAATGTATTTATGGGATTGTTGATTATCATGCGATGACGGTTCCATTTGAACCGAAGAATATGGAAGAACGGATATTCAATTGTGCGGTTGATTACATTGCCGCAGGCATCGACCCTCAAAAAAGCATTCTTATGCTCCAGTCAACGGTCTCTGAACATACCGAACTTGCCTGGATATTGAATACAATAACCCCTATTTCCTGGCTCACAAGAGTCCCTACATTTAAGGAAAAGAAATCCCAGAATCCTGATTATGTGAACATGGGATTGCTTGATTATCCCGTATTAATGGCAGCAGATATTGTGCTTTATAAATCGGTTGTTGTTCCAGTAGGCGAAGACCAACTTCCCCATCTTGAATTGACGAGAGAGATTGTCCGTAAATTTAACGCCTATTTTGGTGAAACATTTCCTGAACCAAAAGAATACCTTGGTAAAGTAACAAAATTGCTTGGGCTTGATGGTGTTAATAAAATGAGCAAATCCCTTGATAATTGTATATATCTTGATGAAGATAAAGAAACAATTTGGAAGAAATTGAGCACGGCGGTCACCGATACTAATAGAAAAAGAAGAAGCGACCCTGGCAATCCTGAACTTTGCAATATTTACACTATGCATCTCGCATTCTCCAAACAAAAAGATATAGAATACTGTGCGCAAGAGTGCAGAAAGGCAGGAATTGGTTGTTTGGATTGCAAGAAAATATTGTTAGAAAATCTTTACGGCGAGTTGGAACCTATTCAGGAAAAAAGAAAAACATTAATAAATAATCCTGGATATATCTACGAAGTCCTTGATAGTGGGTATAAAAGAGCCAAGAAGATTGCCCAGCAAACGATGCAAGAAGTCTACGAAAAATTAGGGATTAAAAAATTCCACTAA
- a CDS encoding S8 family serine peptidase, with amino-acid sequence MKYFLLVLIISLAGFAENNPFRPITLGYYEPQPLGDGNILSITDYYFDPLVEKPVLPENLSIKEYPEEVNGYYLVQLYGPIYQDNLQQIVATGAKLLGCHSRYNFVVRMDNQTKKSVERFSFVRSVEIYQPAYKFYREVLNGSTYGKFLVYIFPTELINEVARDLANLGIQILSFSDTDEIKFFWVECKRSKLIDIANLFGVYWIEEWFPSEPENDQAQWVNQKGIPPSDTIRPIWRQGIFGIDQVLGYTDTGLDVNHYAFRDPTIAITDTGEFPNHRKVVVFKKYPPASGVGDPDGHGTHVGGTIAGNDSAMGGTDPRDGHSKGARISHLCPIPSSSYNFITVFDVLTNTLRNPQLRAYTISNSWWTGTMGQYSAKSMECDLFCWRNRDVVLIKSCGNQGQSSQYRITEPGNAKSMLAVASVQNGTNATVLSTFSSRGPAPDGRIKPDCATPGEGIYSAQRNTTNSYVSMSGTSMSAPSCNACVGLMREYLKKGWYPRGYRNPPDSMRYVSSALLRAMVYVSTSPNIGSYVVPSEYIGWGRITVDSVLAFANPTPDRRELLLYDDTIGLSTGQFAEYIFTIIDSVPALRAVVAWTDTAAAAGATRALINNLNVRLISPVSDSFKGNVYSNGQSVRNPTAPYDSLNPYECFNIPNPRRGQWRLRVMAANVVTARQPYAVVLTGNFLESPVGVYEETSDLNRPHNITLKMANPNPQKIGNVRFKVYLPPNDREYEILLYNLYGGLVKTLFYGKSSKDGWQVLNWDCRDDKSKIVPQGVYFIQIGNGEKAITEKLILLR; translated from the coding sequence ATGAAATATTTTCTATTAGTACTCATAATATCATTAGCAGGTTTTGCGGAAAATAATCCATTCAGACCAATTACATTGGGTTATTATGAACCTCAGCCACTTGGCGACGGGAACATTCTATCTATTACTGATTATTATTTTGATCCCCTTGTTGAAAAACCTGTTCTACCTGAGAATTTAAGTATTAAAGAATACCCCGAAGAAGTGAATGGATATTACCTTGTTCAGTTGTACGGTCCAATATATCAAGATAATCTGCAACAGATTGTAGCAACAGGTGCAAAATTACTGGGATGTCATTCACGGTATAATTTTGTTGTTAGAATGGATAATCAAACTAAAAAATCAGTGGAAAGATTCTCTTTTGTCAGAAGTGTGGAGATATATCAGCCTGCATATAAATTCTATAGAGAGGTTCTCAATGGTAGTACATATGGAAAGTTTCTTGTTTATATTTTCCCCACTGAATTGATTAATGAGGTGGCTCGGGATTTAGCAAACCTTGGAATTCAGATTCTGAGTTTTTCAGATACTGATGAAATAAAATTTTTCTGGGTTGAGTGCAAACGCTCAAAGTTAATAGATATTGCAAATTTATTTGGTGTTTACTGGATTGAAGAATGGTTTCCGTCTGAACCCGAAAATGACCAGGCGCAGTGGGTCAATCAGAAAGGAATTCCACCATCTGATACAATCCGCCCGATATGGCGTCAGGGCATTTTTGGTATAGACCAGGTTCTTGGTTATACTGATACCGGTCTTGATGTAAACCATTATGCCTTCCGCGATCCGACTATTGCAATTACGGATACGGGGGAATTTCCCAATCACCGCAAGGTGGTGGTTTTCAAGAAATATCCGCCAGCGAGTGGAGTGGGTGACCCAGACGGTCACGGTACCCATGTGGGCGGTACAATTGCCGGAAATGATTCAGCAATGGGTGGTACAGACCCAAGGGATGGACACTCTAAGGGTGCGAGAATCTCTCACCTATGTCCGATACCGTCTTCTTCTTATAATTTTATAACGGTTTTTGATGTATTAACCAATACCCTCCGTAATCCTCAATTGCGGGCATATACAATTTCCAATTCCTGGTGGACCGGGACGATGGGGCAGTATTCAGCTAAGAGTATGGAGTGTGACCTATTCTGCTGGCGCAATCGCGATGTAGTGCTGATAAAATCATGTGGTAATCAGGGACAATCAAGCCAGTATCGTATAACAGAGCCTGGAAATGCAAAATCAATGCTTGCAGTTGCCAGTGTGCAAAATGGAACCAATGCTACTGTTTTATCCACTTTTTCAAGCCGTGGCCCGGCACCTGATGGCAGAATAAAACCTGATTGTGCTACGCCTGGCGAAGGTATCTATTCTGCCCAGCGAAATACCACTAATTCTTATGTTTCAATGTCTGGTACCTCAATGTCAGCACCTTCTTGCAATGCTTGTGTAGGATTGATGCGTGAATATCTGAAAAAAGGCTGGTATCCGCGTGGCTATCGGAATCCTCCTGATAGTATGAGATATGTAAGTTCAGCATTGCTCCGGGCAATGGTTTATGTATCTACATCACCGAACATCGGGAGTTATGTAGTTCCCAGTGAATATATTGGCTGGGGAAGGATTACTGTGGATTCGGTCCTTGCCTTTGCCAATCCCACTCCGGACCGAAGAGAATTGCTACTTTATGATGATACAATTGGATTATCAACCGGTCAGTTTGCGGAATATATATTTACAATAATTGATTCTGTTCCTGCACTACGTGCGGTCGTTGCCTGGACCGATACTGCTGCTGCAGCAGGCGCAACAAGGGCATTGATTAATAATCTGAATGTCAGATTGATATCACCCGTTTCAGATTCTTTCAAAGGAAATGTTTACTCTAATGGGCAATCGGTTCGCAATCCAACCGCTCCCTACGATAGTTTAAATCCTTATGAATGTTTCAATATCCCTAATCCCCGGCGCGGACAATGGAGATTAAGGGTGATGGCAGCAAATGTAGTAACGGCAAGGCAGCCTTATGCGGTTGTATTAACTGGTAATTTTCTTGAAAGCCCGGTTGGAGTCTATGAAGAGACTTCGGATTTGAATAGACCACATAATATTACATTGAAAATGGCAAATCCAAATCCACAGAAAATTGGCAATGTGCGATTTAAAGTTTATTTACCTCCAAATGATAGAGAATATGAAATTCTACTTTACAATCTGTATGGTGGTTTAGTCAAAACCCTGTTCTATGGAAAATCAAGTAAAGATGGCTGGCAGGTTTTAAACTGGGATTGCAGAGATGATAAGAGTAAGATTGTTCCGCAGGGAGTATATTTCATCCAGATTGGTAATGGTGAGAAAGCGATAACAGAAAAACTAATCCTCTTAAGATAG
- a CDS encoding ABC transporter ATP-binding protein, with translation MANDIIIKNLIKIFKKHNSEVRAVNDVSFEIKDGELFGLLGPNGAGKTTLIKCISTLLIPDGGTAIVGGCDVLKDPLGVRKKIGVLTGGERSLYWKLSALDNLKYFAALYGVPKNKVKERIDFLLELMDLKDRANENVEKFSSGMKQKLAIARALIHDPPILLIDEPTLGLDPYFARFIRQFIKEELSHKLKKTILLTTHYMDEADELCDKVAFMNRGRINALDTPTALKKAMPQEQVLELKCLGDLNKEDFTQIKESASMHISKQDGYHYVRVNTDNPELLLSKLVDMIRDKAKVLSVNVTSPTLEDVFVYLTGASLKENQDE, from the coding sequence ATGGCGAATGACATCATTATAAAAAATCTAATAAAGATTTTCAAGAAACATAATTCCGAAGTTCGGGCAGTCAATGATGTAAGTTTTGAGATTAAAGATGGCGAACTTTTTGGGTTATTGGGACCAAATGGTGCAGGCAAAACCACGCTGATAAAATGTATTTCCACACTCTTGATACCGGACGGTGGCACGGCAATCGTTGGCGGTTGTGATGTTTTAAAAGACCCTTTAGGCGTTAGAAAAAAGATTGGAGTTCTCACTGGTGGCGAAAGATCTTTATACTGGAAGTTGAGTGCATTGGATAATTTAAAATATTTTGCTGCACTCTATGGCGTGCCCAAAAATAAAGTGAAAGAAAGAATTGATTTTTTGCTTGAACTTATGGATTTGAAAGATCGGGCAAATGAGAATGTGGAAAAATTTTCCAGCGGAATGAAACAGAAACTTGCAATTGCCCGTGCCTTGATCCATGACCCACCGATTTTGTTGATTGATGAACCAACACTTGGATTAGACCCTTATTTTGCAAGGTTTATCAGGCAATTTATCAAAGAAGAACTTTCACATAAATTGAAAAAGACAATTTTATTAACAACCCATTATATGGATGAGGCGGATGAGTTGTGTGATAAAGTGGCATTTATGAATCGGGGCAGAATAAATGCGCTCGATACTCCAACCGCCTTGAAAAAGGCGATGCCCCAGGAACAGGTTTTAGAACTGAAATGTCTGGGTGATTTGAATAAAGAAGATTTTACCCAGATAAAAGAATCGGCGAGTATGCATATTTCAAAACAGGATGGCTATCATTATGTCCGTGTGAATACCGACAATCCTGAATTGTTATTGAGTAAACTTGTTGATATGATTCGGGATAAGGCAAAGGTTCTGTCTGTGAATGTCACATCGCCGACCCTTGAAGATGTATTTGTATATTTAACTGGTGCGAGTTTAAAGGAAAATCAGGATGAATGA